In the genome of Muntiacus reevesi chromosome 5, mMunRee1.1, whole genome shotgun sequence, one region contains:
- the SLC29A2 gene encoding equilibrative nucleoside transporter 2 isoform X1: MARGDAPRDSYHLVGISFFILGLGTLLPWNFFITAIPYFQGRLAGANNTAETPGTNHTSPADTFNFNNWVTLLSQLPLLLFTLLNSFLYQCIPETVRILGSLLVILLLFTLTAVLVKVDMSPGLFFSITMASVWFINSFGAVLQGSLFGQLGTMPSKYSTLFLSGQGLAGIFAALAMIISMASGVDAQTSALGYFVTPCVGTIMSIMCYLSLPRLVSLVLGSRPTLEHHRYRPESEKFARYYLAKKPSKAQGQELETKAELLQSDEKNGIPSSPQKAALTLDLDLEKETEVEPEEPQKPEKPSVFIVLRKIWLTALCLVLVFTVTLSVFPAITAMVTSSTSPGKWSQFFNPICCFLLFNVMDCLGRSLTSYFLWPDEDSRLLPLLVCLRVLFVPLFMLCHVPERSRLPVLFPQDAYFITFMLLFAVSNGYLVSLTMCLAPRQVLPQEREVTGTLMTFFLALGLSCGASLSFLFKALL, translated from the exons ATGGCGCGAGGAGACGCCCCGCGGGACAG CTACCACCTGGTCGGGATCAGCTTCTTTATCCTCGGGCTGGGCACCCTCCTCCCCTGGAACTTCTTCATCACAGCCATCCCG TACTTCCAGGGGCGGCTGGCGGGGGCCAACAACACTGCCGAGACCCCGGGCACCAACCACACGAGCCCCGCAGATACCTTCAACTTCAACAACTGGGTGACCCTGCTGTCACAGCTGCCCCTGCTGCTCTTCACACTCCTCAACTCCTTCCTGTACCAGTG CATCCCCGAGACAGTGCGGATTCTGGGCAGCCTGCTGGTCATCCTGCTCCTCTTTACCCTGACGGCGGTGTTGGTCAAGGTGGACATGAGCCCCGGGCTCTTCTTCTCCATCACCATGGCCTCTGTCTGGTTCATCAACT CCTTTGGTGCAGTTCTGCAAGGCAGCCTCTTCGGGCAACTGGGCACCATGCCCTCCAAGTACAGCACCCTCTTCCTCAGTGGTCAGGGCCTGGCTGGGATCTTCGCTGCTCTTGCCATGATCATATCCATGGCCA GTGGCGTGGATGCCCAGACGTCCGCCCTGGGGTACTTCGTCACGCCCTGCGTGGGCACCATCATGTCCATCATGTGCTACCTGAGCCTGCCTCGCCTGGTGAGCCTGGTATTGGGCTCGAGGCCCACTTTGGAGCATCACAGATATCGCCCTGAGTCTGAG aagtttgCCCGCTACTATCTGGCCAAGAAACCATCGAAGGCCCAAGGTCAGGAGCTGGAGACCAAAGCTGAGCTCCTCCAATCTG ATGAGAAGAATGGGATTCCCAGCAGCCCCCAGAAGGCAGCCCTGACTCTGGATCTTGACCttgagaaggagacagaggtggaacCAGAGGAACCCCAGAAGCCAGAAAAACCTTCAGTTTTCATCGTCCTCCGGAAG ATCTGGCTGACGGCTCTGTGCCTCGTACTGGTCTTCACAGTCACCCTGTCCGTCTTCCCGGCCATCACAGCCATGGTGACCAGCTCCACCAGTCCTGGGAAGTGGA GTCAGTTCTTCAACCCCATCTGCTGCTTCCTGCTCTTCAACGTCATGGACTGTCTGGGACGGAGCCTGACCTCTTACTTCCTGTGG CCGGACGAGGACAGCCGGCTGCTGCCTCTGCTGGTCTGCCTGCGCGTCCTGTTCGTGCCACTCTTCATGCTGTGCCACGTTCCGGAGAGGTCCCGGCTGCCCGTTCTCTTCCCCCAGGACGCCTACTTCATCACCTTCATGCTGCTCTTCGCTGTCTCAAATGGTTACCTCGTGTCCCTCACCATGTGCCTGGCGCCCAG GCAGGTGCTGCCACAGGAGAGGGAGGTGACCGGCACCCTCATGACCTTCTTCCTGGCGCTGGGGCTCTCTTGTGgtgcctccctctccttcctcttcaagGCGCTGCTCTGA
- the SLC29A2 gene encoding equilibrative nucleoside transporter 2 isoform X3, producing MARGDAPRDSYHLVGISFFILGLGTLLPWNFFITAIPYFQGRLAGANNTAETPGTNHTSPADTFNFNNWVTLLSQLPLLLFTLLNSFLYQCIPETVRILGSLLVILLLFTLTAVLVKVDMSPGLFFSITMASVWFINSFGAVLQGSLFGQLGTMPSKYSTLFLSGQGLAGIFAALAMIISMASGVDAQTSALGYFVTPCVGTIMSIMCYLSLPRLKFARYYLAKKPSKAQGQELETKAELLQSDEKNGIPSSPQKAALTLDLDLEKETEVEPEEPQKPEKPSVFIVLRKIWLTALCLVLVFTVTLSVFPAITAMVTSSTSPGKWSQFFNPICCFLLFNVMDCLGRSLTSYFLWPDEDSRLLPLLVCLRVLFVPLFMLCHVPERSRLPVLFPQDAYFITFMLLFAVSNGYLVSLTMCLAPRQVLPQEREVTGTLMTFFLALGLSCGASLSFLFKALL from the exons ATGGCGCGAGGAGACGCCCCGCGGGACAG CTACCACCTGGTCGGGATCAGCTTCTTTATCCTCGGGCTGGGCACCCTCCTCCCCTGGAACTTCTTCATCACAGCCATCCCG TACTTCCAGGGGCGGCTGGCGGGGGCCAACAACACTGCCGAGACCCCGGGCACCAACCACACGAGCCCCGCAGATACCTTCAACTTCAACAACTGGGTGACCCTGCTGTCACAGCTGCCCCTGCTGCTCTTCACACTCCTCAACTCCTTCCTGTACCAGTG CATCCCCGAGACAGTGCGGATTCTGGGCAGCCTGCTGGTCATCCTGCTCCTCTTTACCCTGACGGCGGTGTTGGTCAAGGTGGACATGAGCCCCGGGCTCTTCTTCTCCATCACCATGGCCTCTGTCTGGTTCATCAACT CCTTTGGTGCAGTTCTGCAAGGCAGCCTCTTCGGGCAACTGGGCACCATGCCCTCCAAGTACAGCACCCTCTTCCTCAGTGGTCAGGGCCTGGCTGGGATCTTCGCTGCTCTTGCCATGATCATATCCATGGCCA GTGGCGTGGATGCCCAGACGTCCGCCCTGGGGTACTTCGTCACGCCCTGCGTGGGCACCATCATGTCCATCATGTGCTACCTGAGCCTGCCTCGCCTG aagtttgCCCGCTACTATCTGGCCAAGAAACCATCGAAGGCCCAAGGTCAGGAGCTGGAGACCAAAGCTGAGCTCCTCCAATCTG ATGAGAAGAATGGGATTCCCAGCAGCCCCCAGAAGGCAGCCCTGACTCTGGATCTTGACCttgagaaggagacagaggtggaacCAGAGGAACCCCAGAAGCCAGAAAAACCTTCAGTTTTCATCGTCCTCCGGAAG ATCTGGCTGACGGCTCTGTGCCTCGTACTGGTCTTCACAGTCACCCTGTCCGTCTTCCCGGCCATCACAGCCATGGTGACCAGCTCCACCAGTCCTGGGAAGTGGA GTCAGTTCTTCAACCCCATCTGCTGCTTCCTGCTCTTCAACGTCATGGACTGTCTGGGACGGAGCCTGACCTCTTACTTCCTGTGG CCGGACGAGGACAGCCGGCTGCTGCCTCTGCTGGTCTGCCTGCGCGTCCTGTTCGTGCCACTCTTCATGCTGTGCCACGTTCCGGAGAGGTCCCGGCTGCCCGTTCTCTTCCCCCAGGACGCCTACTTCATCACCTTCATGCTGCTCTTCGCTGTCTCAAATGGTTACCTCGTGTCCCTCACCATGTGCCTGGCGCCCAG GCAGGTGCTGCCACAGGAGAGGGAGGTGACCGGCACCCTCATGACCTTCTTCCTGGCGCTGGGGCTCTCTTGTGgtgcctccctctccttcctcttcaagGCGCTGCTCTGA
- the BRMS1 gene encoding breast cancer metastasis-suppressor 1 isoform X2 encodes MPVQPPSKDTEEMEAEGDSAAEMNGEEEESEEERSGSQTESEEESSEMDEEDYERRRSECVSEMMDLEKQFSELKEKVRSCCSMTRCRASCRSGSRGWRRTARAWTSALSGGMTNCTPEAVRRHGTPCRPTRGRRRLSFPAPTSCTCCRKLTSWRTGRPSKRRGQLCPLRRENQMDLDPALHSQGSPLEQLAPNPGLELSCCRKADRQASRGLPSQLSSAAPGSSAPAITGLGSFALPGA; translated from the exons ATGCCTGTCCAGCCTCCAAGCAAGGACACAGAGGAAATGGAAGCAGAGGGTGACTCAGCCGCCGAGatgaatggggaggaggaggagagcgaGGAGGAACGGAGCGGCAGCCAGACCGAGTCCGAAGaggagagctcag AGATGGACGAGGAGGACTACGAGCGGCGCCGCAGCGAGTGCGTCAGTGAGATGATGGACCTGGAGAAGCAGTTCTCGGAGCTGAAGGAGAA AGTGAGAAGCTGCTGCTCTATGACACGCTGCAGGGCGAGCTGCAGGAGCGGAtccagaggctggaggaggaCCGCCAGAGCCTGGACATCAGCTCTG AGTGGTGGGATGACAAATTGCACGCCAGAGGCAGTTCGAAGACATGGGACTCCCTGCCGCCCAACAAGAGGAAGAAGGCGCCTCTCGTTTCCG GCCCCTACATCGTGTACATGCTGCAGGAAATTGACATCCTGGAGGACTGGACGGCCATCAAAAAG GCGAGGGCAGCTGTGTCCCCTCAGAAGAGAAAATCAGATG GACCTTGACCCTGCTCTTCACAGCCAGGGCAGCCCCTTGGAGCAGCTGGCACCAAACCCAGGACTTGAACTTTCCTGCTGCAGAAAGGCAGACCGGCAGGCCTCTCGGGGTCTGCCCAGCCAGCTCTCCAGTGCTGCTCCGGGGTCCTCTGCTCCAGCCATCACTGGCCTGGGCTCCTTTGCCCTCCCCGGGGCCTGA
- the BRMS1 gene encoding breast cancer metastasis-suppressor 1 isoform X1, producing the protein MPVQPPSKDTEEMEAEGDSAAEMNGEEEESEEERSGSQTESEEESSEMDEEDYERRRSECVSEMMDLEKQFSELKEKLFRERLSQLRVRLEEVGAERAPEYTEPLGGLQRSLKIRIQVAGIYKGFCLDVIRNKYECELQGARQHLESEKLLLYDTLQGELQERIQRLEEDRQSLDISSEWWDDKLHARGSSKTWDSLPPNKRKKAPLVSGPYIVYMLQEIDILEDWTAIKKARAAVSPQKRKSDGP; encoded by the exons ATGCCTGTCCAGCCTCCAAGCAAGGACACAGAGGAAATGGAAGCAGAGGGTGACTCAGCCGCCGAGatgaatggggaggaggaggagagcgaGGAGGAACGGAGCGGCAGCCAGACCGAGTCCGAAGaggagagctcag AGATGGACGAGGAGGACTACGAGCGGCGCCGCAGCGAGTGCGTCAGTGAGATGATGGACCTGGAGAAGCAGTTCTCGGAGCTGAAGGAGAA GTTGTTCAGGGAAAGACTGAGTCAGCTGCGGGTGCGGCTGGAGGAAGTGGGAGCTGAGAGGGCGCCCGAATACACGGAGCCCTTGGGGGGGCTGCAGCGGAGCCTCAAGATTCGCATTCAGGTGGCAG GGATTTACAAGGGCTTCTGTCTGGACGTGATCAGGAACAAGTATGAGTGTGAACTGCAGGGAGCCAGGCAGCACCTGGAG AGTGAGAAGCTGCTGCTCTATGACACGCTGCAGGGCGAGCTGCAGGAGCGGAtccagaggctggaggaggaCCGCCAGAGCCTGGACATCAGCTCTG AGTGGTGGGATGACAAATTGCACGCCAGAGGCAGTTCGAAGACATGGGACTCCCTGCCGCCCAACAAGAGGAAGAAGGCGCCTCTCGTTTCCG GCCCCTACATCGTGTACATGCTGCAGGAAATTGACATCCTGGAGGACTGGACGGCCATCAAAAAG GCGAGGGCAGCTGTGTCCCCTCAGAAGAGAAAATCAGATG GACCTTGA
- the SLC29A2 gene encoding equilibrative nucleoside transporter 2 isoform X4: MLYFQGRLAGANNTAETPGTNHTSPADTFNFNNWVTLLSQLPLLLFTLLNSFLYQCIPETVRILGSLLVILLLFTLTAVLVKVDMSPGLFFSITMASVWFINSFGAVLQGSLFGQLGTMPSKYSTLFLSGQGLAGIFAALAMIISMASGVDAQTSALGYFVTPCVGTIMSIMCYLSLPRLVSLVLGSRPTLEHHRYRPESEKFARYYLAKKPSKAQGQELETKAELLQSDEKNGIPSSPQKAALTLDLDLEKETEVEPEEPQKPEKPSVFIVLRKIWLTALCLVLVFTVTLSVFPAITAMVTSSTSPGKWSQFFNPICCFLLFNVMDCLGRSLTSYFLWPDEDSRLLPLLVCLRVLFVPLFMLCHVPERSRLPVLFPQDAYFITFMLLFAVSNGYLVSLTMCLAPRQVLPQEREVTGTLMTFFLALGLSCGASLSFLFKALL, from the exons ATGTTG TACTTCCAGGGGCGGCTGGCGGGGGCCAACAACACTGCCGAGACCCCGGGCACCAACCACACGAGCCCCGCAGATACCTTCAACTTCAACAACTGGGTGACCCTGCTGTCACAGCTGCCCCTGCTGCTCTTCACACTCCTCAACTCCTTCCTGTACCAGTG CATCCCCGAGACAGTGCGGATTCTGGGCAGCCTGCTGGTCATCCTGCTCCTCTTTACCCTGACGGCGGTGTTGGTCAAGGTGGACATGAGCCCCGGGCTCTTCTTCTCCATCACCATGGCCTCTGTCTGGTTCATCAACT CCTTTGGTGCAGTTCTGCAAGGCAGCCTCTTCGGGCAACTGGGCACCATGCCCTCCAAGTACAGCACCCTCTTCCTCAGTGGTCAGGGCCTGGCTGGGATCTTCGCTGCTCTTGCCATGATCATATCCATGGCCA GTGGCGTGGATGCCCAGACGTCCGCCCTGGGGTACTTCGTCACGCCCTGCGTGGGCACCATCATGTCCATCATGTGCTACCTGAGCCTGCCTCGCCTGGTGAGCCTGGTATTGGGCTCGAGGCCCACTTTGGAGCATCACAGATATCGCCCTGAGTCTGAG aagtttgCCCGCTACTATCTGGCCAAGAAACCATCGAAGGCCCAAGGTCAGGAGCTGGAGACCAAAGCTGAGCTCCTCCAATCTG ATGAGAAGAATGGGATTCCCAGCAGCCCCCAGAAGGCAGCCCTGACTCTGGATCTTGACCttgagaaggagacagaggtggaacCAGAGGAACCCCAGAAGCCAGAAAAACCTTCAGTTTTCATCGTCCTCCGGAAG ATCTGGCTGACGGCTCTGTGCCTCGTACTGGTCTTCACAGTCACCCTGTCCGTCTTCCCGGCCATCACAGCCATGGTGACCAGCTCCACCAGTCCTGGGAAGTGGA GTCAGTTCTTCAACCCCATCTGCTGCTTCCTGCTCTTCAACGTCATGGACTGTCTGGGACGGAGCCTGACCTCTTACTTCCTGTGG CCGGACGAGGACAGCCGGCTGCTGCCTCTGCTGGTCTGCCTGCGCGTCCTGTTCGTGCCACTCTTCATGCTGTGCCACGTTCCGGAGAGGTCCCGGCTGCCCGTTCTCTTCCCCCAGGACGCCTACTTCATCACCTTCATGCTGCTCTTCGCTGTCTCAAATGGTTACCTCGTGTCCCTCACCATGTGCCTGGCGCCCAG GCAGGTGCTGCCACAGGAGAGGGAGGTGACCGGCACCCTCATGACCTTCTTCCTGGCGCTGGGGCTCTCTTGTGgtgcctccctctccttcctcttcaagGCGCTGCTCTGA
- the B4GAT1 gene encoding beta-1,4-glucuronyltransferase 1, translated as MQMSYAIRCAFYQLLLAALMLVAMLQLLYLSLLSGLHGQEEQDQYFEFFPPSPRSVDQVKAQLRTALASGGVLDASGDYRVYRGLLKTTMDPNDVILATHASVDNLLHLSGLLERWEGPLSVSVFAATKEEAQLATVLTYALSSHCPDMRARVAMHLVCPSRYEAAVPDPREPGEFALLRSCQEVFDKLARVAQPGVNYALGTNVSYPNNLLRNLAREGANYALVIDVDMVPSEGLWRSLREMLDQSKQWAGTALVVPAFEIRRARRMPMNKNELLQLYQVGEVRPFYYGLCTPCQAPTNYSRWVNLPEETLLRPAYVVPWQDPWEPFYVAGGKVPTFDERFRQYGFNRISQACELHVAGFDFEVLNEGFLVHKGFKEVLKFHPQKEAENQHNKILYRQFKQELKAKYPDSPRHC; from the exons ATGCAGATGTCCTACGCCATCCGATGTGCCTTCTACCAGCTGCTGCTGGCCGCGCTCATGCTGGTGGCTATGCTGCAGCTGCTCTATTTGTCGCTGCTGTCCGGGCTACATGGGCAAGAGGAGCAAGACCAATATTTCGAGTTCTTTCCCCCGTCCCCGCGGTCGGTGGACCAAGTCAAGGCGCAGCTCCGCACCGCGCTGGCCTCTGGAGGCGTCCTGGACGCCAGCGGCGACTACCGCGTCTACAGGGGCCTACTGAAGACCACCATGGACCCCAACGATGTGATCCTGGCCACTCACGCCAGTGTGGACAACCTGCTGCACCTGTCGGGCCTGTTGGAGCGCTGGGAGGGCCCTCTGTCGGTGTCGGTGTTCGCCGCCACCAAGGAGGAGGCGCAGCTGGCCACGGTGCTGACCTACGCGCTGAGCAGCCACTGCCCTGATATGCGTGCCAGGGTCGCCATGCACCTTGTGTGCCCCTCACGCTACGAGGCCGCCGTTCCCGACCCCCGGGAGCCAGGGGAGTTTGCCCTGTTGCGTTCCTGCCAGGAGGTCTTTGACAAGCTGGCCAGGGTGGCTCAGCCCGGGGTCAATTACGCGCTGGGCACCAACGTCTCCTACCCCAATAACCTGCTGAGGAATCTGGCTCGTGAGGGGGCCAACTATGCCCTAGTAATCGACGTGGACATGGTGCCCAGCGAGGGGCTGTGGAGAAGCCTGCGGGAAATGTTGGATCAGAGCAAGCAGTGGGCGGGCACAGCGCTGGTGGTGCCTGCCTTTGAGATCCGTCGAGCCCGCCGCATGCCCATGAACAAAAACGAGCTGCTGCAGCTCTACCAGGTGGGCGAGGTGCGGCCCTTCTATTATGGGCTCTGCACCCCCTGCCAGGCGCCCACCAACTACTCCCGCTGGGTCAACCTGCCAGAAGAGACCTTGCTGAGGCCTGCCTACGTGGTGCCCTGGCAAGACCCCTGGGAGCCATTCTACGTGGCTGGAGGCAAGGTGCCCACCTTCGACGAGCGCTTTCGGCAGTATGGCTTCAATCGTATCAGCCAG GCCTGTGAGCTGCACGTGGCAGGATTCGATTTCGAGGTGCTGAATGAAGGTTTCCTGGTTCATAAGGGCTTCAAAGAAGTTTTGAAATTCCATCCCCAAAAGGAGGCTGAAAATCAGCACAATAAGATCCTTTACCGTCAGTTCAAACAGGAGTTGAAGGCCAAGTACCCTGACTCCCCGCGTCACTGCTGA
- the SLC29A2 gene encoding equilibrative nucleoside transporter 2 isoform X2 yields MKHGPSWGIFGLRLRPRLRFNSVHVHRAPTACQYFQGRLAGANNTAETPGTNHTSPADTFNFNNWVTLLSQLPLLLFTLLNSFLYQCIPETVRILGSLLVILLLFTLTAVLVKVDMSPGLFFSITMASVWFINSFGAVLQGSLFGQLGTMPSKYSTLFLSGQGLAGIFAALAMIISMASGVDAQTSALGYFVTPCVGTIMSIMCYLSLPRLVSLVLGSRPTLEHHRYRPESEKFARYYLAKKPSKAQGQELETKAELLQSDEKNGIPSSPQKAALTLDLDLEKETEVEPEEPQKPEKPSVFIVLRKIWLTALCLVLVFTVTLSVFPAITAMVTSSTSPGKWSQFFNPICCFLLFNVMDCLGRSLTSYFLWPDEDSRLLPLLVCLRVLFVPLFMLCHVPERSRLPVLFPQDAYFITFMLLFAVSNGYLVSLTMCLAPRQVLPQEREVTGTLMTFFLALGLSCGASLSFLFKALL; encoded by the exons ATGAAGCACGGCCCAAGTTGGGGGATCTTCGGGCTTCGGCTCCGTCCCAGACTTCGATTCAACTCCGTGCACGTTCATCGAGCTCCAACTGCATGCCAG TACTTCCAGGGGCGGCTGGCGGGGGCCAACAACACTGCCGAGACCCCGGGCACCAACCACACGAGCCCCGCAGATACCTTCAACTTCAACAACTGGGTGACCCTGCTGTCACAGCTGCCCCTGCTGCTCTTCACACTCCTCAACTCCTTCCTGTACCAGTG CATCCCCGAGACAGTGCGGATTCTGGGCAGCCTGCTGGTCATCCTGCTCCTCTTTACCCTGACGGCGGTGTTGGTCAAGGTGGACATGAGCCCCGGGCTCTTCTTCTCCATCACCATGGCCTCTGTCTGGTTCATCAACT CCTTTGGTGCAGTTCTGCAAGGCAGCCTCTTCGGGCAACTGGGCACCATGCCCTCCAAGTACAGCACCCTCTTCCTCAGTGGTCAGGGCCTGGCTGGGATCTTCGCTGCTCTTGCCATGATCATATCCATGGCCA GTGGCGTGGATGCCCAGACGTCCGCCCTGGGGTACTTCGTCACGCCCTGCGTGGGCACCATCATGTCCATCATGTGCTACCTGAGCCTGCCTCGCCTGGTGAGCCTGGTATTGGGCTCGAGGCCCACTTTGGAGCATCACAGATATCGCCCTGAGTCTGAG aagtttgCCCGCTACTATCTGGCCAAGAAACCATCGAAGGCCCAAGGTCAGGAGCTGGAGACCAAAGCTGAGCTCCTCCAATCTG ATGAGAAGAATGGGATTCCCAGCAGCCCCCAGAAGGCAGCCCTGACTCTGGATCTTGACCttgagaaggagacagaggtggaacCAGAGGAACCCCAGAAGCCAGAAAAACCTTCAGTTTTCATCGTCCTCCGGAAG ATCTGGCTGACGGCTCTGTGCCTCGTACTGGTCTTCACAGTCACCCTGTCCGTCTTCCCGGCCATCACAGCCATGGTGACCAGCTCCACCAGTCCTGGGAAGTGGA GTCAGTTCTTCAACCCCATCTGCTGCTTCCTGCTCTTCAACGTCATGGACTGTCTGGGACGGAGCCTGACCTCTTACTTCCTGTGG CCGGACGAGGACAGCCGGCTGCTGCCTCTGCTGGTCTGCCTGCGCGTCCTGTTCGTGCCACTCTTCATGCTGTGCCACGTTCCGGAGAGGTCCCGGCTGCCCGTTCTCTTCCCCCAGGACGCCTACTTCATCACCTTCATGCTGCTCTTCGCTGTCTCAAATGGTTACCTCGTGTCCCTCACCATGTGCCTGGCGCCCAG GCAGGTGCTGCCACAGGAGAGGGAGGTGACCGGCACCCTCATGACCTTCTTCCTGGCGCTGGGGCTCTCTTGTGgtgcctccctctccttcctcttcaagGCGCTGCTCTGA